The following is a genomic window from Azospirillaceae bacterium.
TCGAACAGATAGACGATGCCGGCGCGGCCGGTGAAGACGCGGTCGAACAGGGTGCTGGTCTGGTTGTTCAGCCGGTTCAGCGCGTCGCTGTCGTACCAGTCCTCGCGCCCGCCCAGCACGATGTTCAGCCCGCCGTAGGACACCTGGTCCTGGACGTAGGCGCCGGTCTGGTGCTGGTGCTGCAGGCCGTTCTGGATGACGGCCGGGGTGGGCACGGCCTTGCCGTAGACCGGGTTGGTCCAGTCCAGCGTGGCGGCGGCGCCATAGCTGTAGGCGGCGATGTGGTCCCAGCTGGAATCCTGGTAGTCGACGCCGAACAGCAGGGTGTGTTTCAGCGCGCCCGTCATGAAGTCACCCTGCATCTGGGTATCGACGGCGAAGGTGTTCAGCTTTTCCTCGGTGGCGTAGGGCGAGCGCACCATGGTCTTGTCGTCGGCCTGCAAGGCCTCGAACGTCACGGCGCGATAGTCCATCCAGTCGTGCATGTAGCGCAGGTTCTGGCGCACCGTCCATTCGTCGCTGAAACGATGGGTGAAGGCATAACCGGCGGAGGTCTGCGTCCGCTGCATGCGGTCATAGTCCGGTTCCCCGCCATAGAACGAGGTCGGGATCTTGCCATAGGGGTTGGACAGGGACACGCCCGCCGCCGGGATCTGGTTGTAGAAGCCGGCGTTCGGCTCATCCTGGTAATTGCCCAGGAAGGTCAGGGTGGTGTCGGCGTCCGGCTGCCAGGTCAGCGCCGGGGCGATGAACCACTTCTTGTATTCGGTGTGGTCCACCTGGGTGTCGGTGTCGCGCACCAGGCCGGTCAGGCGGTAGGACAGGGTGCCGTCGCTGGTCAGCGGGCCGGTGATGTCGCCCGCCCCCTGGATGCGGCCGAAGTTGCCGGTCTGCAGCATCACCTCGCCGCTCTCGGTGGTCGAGGGGCGGCGGCTGGTCAGCGCCACCAGGCCGCCGGGTGAGGACTGGCCGTACAGCACCGAGGCCGGACCCTTCAGCACGTCGATGCGGTCCAGGGCGTAGGGGTCGAACTGGGGTGCTGTCCAGGTGCCGGCTTGCAGGCGCAGGCCATCCAGGTACTCGTTGGCGTTGAAGCCGCGGATGATGAACTGGTTGGTCTCGATGCGGTTGTCGGCGCCGCCCTTCTCGGTCTGCACGCCGGGCATGTAGCGCAGGGCCTGGGTGACCGTCTGCACGTTCTGAAGCTGAATCTGGTCACGCTCGATGACCGAGATGGCCTGCGGCGTCACCAGCAGCGGCGTGTCCGTCTTGTTCGCCGTCATGTCGATGATGCGCTGGCCGGTGACGACGATGGTGCCGTCGTCCGCCGACTTGTCCGTCTCCGCCGCGCCGGCGGCACCGGCCAGCGCGATCAGGCTGGCCCCGGCCAGCCATGTCCATTTTCCCAACTGCCCCATGATTCGCATCCCTTCGCACCGCTTCTAACGCGGATGTTAATTCTGATAATCAGTCGCATATCAGGGGCGAAAGGATGGGGCAAGCCGGGCCGGCGCCAGCGCAATCATGGCGCGAGGCATGGCAGGCATCACACGCGGTTTGCTATTTATGATTGGGAGTGGGCCCGGAGCCTATTCCGCCGCCACGCGCCGCTGGCTGGCGGAATTGTGGGCGTAGGTGTCCCAGGTCGGCTCATAACCCTCATCCGCCTGGTTGCCCCAGACGGTCCAGTTGCGCCGGGCGCCGCGGGCGAACATCTCAAGATACGGGCCGGGGCTGCACGCCTCGATCAGCTCATACTGCTCATCGGGTTTGCGCGAATGCTCCCTCTTGCGGGTGCCCAGATAGTTCACCTGGGTGCGGCCGGGGTCCAGGGTGCGGGCGTTCTTGCCGCGTACGCCGAACAGGATCAGTTCGGTGACATTGCGGAAGTAAAAGCCGACGCCGCGCCCGTCGGACCCGCCGTCCTTGCGCAGCTTGTGCCATACCAGGTTGGTCTTGTACTGGAAGCCCCAGGCCTGCAGCACCTGCAAGCCCTCGGGCAGCAGGGCGTTGGGCACCCACAGGTACAGGTGCGCCGTGTCGGCCAGCGTCTGTTCCACCGGCAGGGCGCAAATCTCCTCCACCGACATGGTGCCATAGCGCGACAGGCGATGATGCTCCGGCGCCATCTTGCCCGTGCGGTTGACGAATCGCCACGGCGGGTCGGCCAGCACGGTGGCGAAACGCTTCTTGCCGGCCACGGCCAGCAGGTCGGCCGCCGGATCCTGCGCAGGATCCAGGGCGGGGGCGGTGCTGTCGGCGGCGGGGGAAGTCATGTCGGCTGGTCAGTCCGTCGGTCGCGGGCCGGCCGGAAGGCGGCGGGCGGAAGTGAACAAATATAGAACGCCCCTGGGGTGGATCACAAGATGCCCCGGAACGCCGGTCTCAGTTTTATGGGGCCGGCGCGTCCCTGGCGGCAAGCGCTTATCGCGTGCGCGGCGGCAACTCCGCCAACCGCTGCCTCAGCGACAGCAGGTCGCGCCAGGTCTCGCGCTTGGCCCCTGGGTTGCGCAGCAGGTAGGCGGGGTGCAGCACGGGCAATGCGGGCAGCGGCCGGGTCAGGCCCGGGCTGCCGTATTCGAACCAGCGGCCGCGCAGGCGGGTGATGCCTTCGGTCTTGGCCAGCATGGTCTTGGCCGCGATGCCCCCCAGGAACACCACGATGTCCGGATCCGCGATCTCCACATGCCGCTGGATGAAGGGCAGGCAGGCCGCGATCTCGCTATCCGTGGGGTTGCGGTTGCCGGGCGGGCGCCAGGGCAGGACATTGCTGATGTAGACCGCCTTTTCCACATCCTCGGCATGGCGGTCCAGGCCGATGGCGGCCAGCATCTTGTCCAGCAGGGCGCCGGCCGGCCCGACGAAGGGCTTGCCCTGCCGGTCCTCCTGTTCGCCCGGCGCCTCGCCCACCAGCATGAGGCGGGCGTGCGGGTTGCCGTCGGCGAAGACGGTGGAGGTCGCGGT
Proteins encoded in this region:
- a CDS encoding MT-A70 family methyltransferase; amino-acid sequence: MTSPAADSTAPALDPAQDPAADLLAVAGKKRFATVLADPPWRFVNRTGKMAPEHHRLSRYGTMSVEEICALPVEQTLADTAHLYLWVPNALLPEGLQVLQAWGFQYKTNLVWHKLRKDGGSDGRGVGFYFRNVTELILFGVRGKNARTLDPGRTQVNYLGTRKREHSRKPDEQYELIEACSPGPYLEMFARGARRNWTVWGNQADEGYEPTWDTYAHNSASQRRVAAE
- a CDS encoding uracil-DNA glycosylase, encoding MIDRPQAVADLAWLVEIGADEAINDQPTDWTQVASRRTPTARARGPADGAPGPVPDRAPPPTPKNIAADVPPDGPLGAPLGANEARASARSAAMAAATLDDLKAALLAFDGCPLRHTATSTVFADGNPHARLMLVGEAPGEQEDRQGKPFVGPAGALLDKMLAAIGLDRHAEDVEKAVYISNVLPWRPPGNRNPTDSEIAACLPFIQRHVEIADPDIVVFLGGIAAKTMLAKTEGITRLRGRWFEYGSPGLTRPLPALPVLHPAYLLRNPGAKRETWRDLLSLRQRLAELPPRTR
- a CDS encoding TonB-dependent siderophore receptor, translated to MGQLGKWTWLAGASLIALAGAAGAAETDKSADDGTIVVTGQRIIDMTANKTDTPLLVTPQAISVIERDQIQLQNVQTVTQALRYMPGVQTEKGGADNRIETNQFIIRGFNANEYLDGLRLQAGTWTAPQFDPYALDRIDVLKGPASVLYGQSSPGGLVALTSRRPSTTESGEVMLQTGNFGRIQGAGDITGPLTSDGTLSYRLTGLVRDTDTQVDHTEYKKWFIAPALTWQPDADTTLTFLGNYQDEPNAGFYNQIPAAGVSLSNPYGKIPTSFYGGEPDYDRMQRTQTSAGYAFTHRFSDEWTVRQNLRYMHDWMDYRAVTFEALQADDKTMVRSPYATEEKLNTFAVDTQMQGDFMTGALKHTLLFGVDYQDSSWDHIAAYSYGAAATLDWTNPVYGKAVPTPAVIQNGLQHQHQTGAYVQDQVSYGGLNIVLGGREDWYDSDALNRLNNQTSTLFDRVFTGRAGIVYLFDNGIAPYFNYSTSFQPSTGTTFSGTQFKPTEGEQYEAGVKYQPLNFPGFVTASVYKLTQSNVTTTDPVHVGFSSQAGEYESKGVELDGHLTPIDGLDLMASYAYLDLEITQYTGTYQGKTPPGTAKHTATLWADYAVPEGVLGGLTVGGGVRYIGPSFGDYANSYEINSVTLFDAVVGYDFAHLSSGLHGWSAQVNASNLFDRTYVASCGNLGCYYGIRRTVIADLRYAW